Proteins from a single region of Candidatus Binataceae bacterium:
- a CDS encoding TetR/AcrR family transcriptional regulator → MNQSRKALALKRKPAGRAVPALRREPRRRRRPEDAASEILEAAEAFLRERPFHEMTVDDLMARTGLSRPSFYEYFRDRHELVARLVERLQHMIEAMSERWFSSAGDPRADLRRGFEGLIEVYKVHGHLLRAVAAAAPQDRDVAEAYDRLIGSLTDGTARRIRRDIKLRRTPPLNARETAHALILMGERYLAESMGREPSVSPRVAVDVLTTIWMRVLYAPRQDAG, encoded by the coding sequence GTGAATCAAAGCAGAAAAGCACTGGCCCTTAAACGTAAACCTGCCGGACGCGCAGTTCCCGCGCTGCGCCGCGAACCGCGCCGTCGCCGCCGCCCTGAAGATGCGGCCTCGGAGATCCTCGAGGCGGCCGAGGCCTTCCTGCGCGAGCGGCCTTTCCACGAGATGACGGTTGACGACCTGATGGCGCGGACGGGACTGTCGCGGCCGTCGTTTTACGAATACTTCCGCGATCGCCACGAGCTGGTTGCCAGGCTCGTCGAGCGCTTGCAGCACATGATCGAGGCAATGAGCGAGCGATGGTTCAGCAGCGCCGGCGATCCGCGCGCGGACCTGCGCCGCGGCTTCGAAGGTCTGATCGAAGTCTATAAGGTGCATGGCCATCTGCTGCGAGCGGTTGCGGCCGCGGCGCCGCAGGATCGCGACGTGGCCGAGGCTTACGATCGCCTCATCGGCAGTCTGACCGACGGCACCGCGCGGCGCATCCGGCGTGACATCAAGCTGCGCCGCACGCCGCCGCTCAATGCGCGCGAGACGGCGCACGCGCTCATCCTGATGGGCGAGCGGTACCTTGCCGAATCGATGGGGCGCGAGCCGTCGGTGTCGCCGCGCGTCGCGGTCGATGTGCTGACGACAATTTGGATGAGAGTGCTGTACGCTCCGCGCCAGGACGCCGGATGA